The sequence below is a genomic window from Haematobia irritans isolate KBUSLIRL chromosome 3, ASM5000362v1, whole genome shotgun sequence.
agtggtgaacttctctcttatcactgagtgctgcccgattccatgttaagctcaatgacaagggacctcctttttatagccgagtccgaacggcgttccacattctagtgaaaccacttagagaagctttgaaatcctcagaaatgtcaccagcattactgaggtgggataatccaccgctgaaaaactttttggtgttcggtcgtagcaggaatcgagcccacgaccttgtgtatgcaaggcgggtatgctaaccattgcaccacggtggctcccttctatagaaggaaaaatttaacacgtttttctataacaaaaagaaaaacattttttattagattttccatagaattaatattttgacaaaattttcaatagaaataaactttcgacaatattttctatagaaataaaaagttgacaaaattttccagagaagtaaatttaaaatacaattttctataaaagtaacattttgcaaaattctctattgaaataaaatttcagaaaatatttatagaaataaaatcttgacaaaaaaaatgttgacaaaattttctatagaaatacatttttgaaaaaaatatctatagaaataaaattttgaaaaaaattttctatagaaataaaattttgaaaaaaaaaattctatagaaataaaattttgagaaaaatttcaattaaaatttaaatttaaaaatttgaaaattttttctataaaaaaaaaattttactagattttctgtagaattaatattttgacaaaattttcaataaaaataaacttttgaaaatattttctatagaaataaaaagttgacataatgttttattgaaataaaattttgaaaaaaatttctatagaaataaaattttgacaaaaatttttggagaaagaaaatattgagaaaaagaaataaaatttcgacaaaactttcgatagaaataaaatgttaaaaaaaatcaatagaaataaaattaaaaaaaaaaccaatagaaataaaattttgacaaaattttctatagaaataaattgtagaaaattttctataatattaaatttttaagaaattttttagaaaattttttgacaaccttttctttagaagcaaaattttgagaaaattttcaatacaaataaaatttcagaaaacattctatagaaataaacttttgacaaaattttgcagaggagtaaatttaaaataacattttctataaaaataacattttgcaaaattctctattgaaataaaattttagaaaaaatttatagaaataaaatcttgacaaaattttctatagaaataaaattaaaaaaaaaatcaatagaaataaatttataaaaaaaattttctatagaaataaaattttgaaaaaattttctatagaaataaaattttgaaaaaatttcaatgaaattttcaatttaaaaattttacaaatttttctatcaaaaacattttttgactagattttctatagaattaatattttgataaaattttcaataaaataaacttttgacaatattttctaaagaaataaaaggttgacaaaatcttttattgaaacaaaattttgagaaaaatttcaatagaaatacaatttcgttacaattttctatagaaataaaattttgaaaaactttgttggagaaagaaaatgttgagaaaatattataaaaaaataaaattttgataaagttttctatagaaataaaatttttaaaaaaattttcaatggaaataaaattttgacaaaactttctatagaaataaaatttttaacaaaatattctataggttaggttaggttaggttaggtggcagcccgatgtatctggctcactgagactattcagtccattgtgataccacattggtgaacttctctcttatcactgagtgctgcccgattccatgttaagctcaatgacaagggacctcctttttatagccgagtccgaacggcattccacattgctgtgaaaccacttagagaagcttttaaaccctcagaaatgtcaccagcattcggtcgaagcaggaatcgaacccacgaccttgtgtatgcaaggcgggcatgctaacgattgcaccacggtggctcccaaaaatattctatagaaataaaatgttgtaacattttctatagaatacaatttttaaaaaactttcaataggattagaattttgaaaaaattttctatagaaataaaattttcacaaaattttctagagaaataaaattttcacaaaattttctaaagaaataaaacattgacaatattttctatacgaacaaatttttaacaaaaaacttttatgcaaaattttctatacgaataaatttttgtcaaattccagtttcaaaaataaaccaaaaatactTTACGACCACTCCTATGAAATAAACAAAACGATATTACGTATTCAATATACGTActtcagaaaattaaaaatgaattttcaaaaactatGTTTCAAATTATTTTGTTCCAGAACTTTGGAGTTTTTAACTCATTTAATAATCCTATATTGTCCAGCAGCAATACTCATTATATCTTATACATTTCCTCGACTTTTCGTTCCCATGGCTTAAAACGATATCTCGAtgcaaataaaaactaaatattcataTGTTTTATCAAACTTCTCCCCATTGGGACCATTTACGTATAAGTGATATTAATTCGATAGCCACCCGGTCGTATGATATATTACAGCAATTTACATTGGGTATACGTTCCCCTACACAATAACTATAAAACAATATATTtgcgattatttttaaataaaatattcaacaatTAGTATGATCgaaaattgatacaaaaaaaaatacataaggtgcatttaaagcactacaacaaaatacaaaatggtgcatatttttttaaacaaaaaaaaaagcatttcaaagcatttaaaattcaaacaaacaaaaattacctTACTACATTTGAAAACCTACCATAAGCTGGAGCAGCTGCAACTTTATAGGATGTTGTATAGGTTGGAGCAGCTGCAATTTTATAGGATGCAGAATAGGCTGGAGCAGCATAGCTAATACCATGAGAAATGGCAGGAGCAGCAGCAGCGTAGCTAATACCATGAGAAATTGCAGGAGCAGCAGCGGCATACGAGATACCATGCGAAATGGCAGGAGCGGCATAAGAGATACCATGTGAAATGGCCGGAGCAGAAGCGGCATAAGAGATACCATGTGAAATAGCAGGAGCCGCAGCGGCATAAGAGATTCCATGGGAAATAGCAGGGGCAGCAGCAGCATACGAGATACCATGTGAAATAGCTGGAGCCGCAGCAGCATATGAAATTCCATGAGAGTATGCAGGAGCTGCATGTGCCACCGAAATTGCAGGAGCTGCATGAGCTACCACGGCGGGAGCAGCAACGGCATGAGCTACTGGAGCAGCAGCAACTACATGAGCTTTATATTTAAGATGTTAGATGGCCAGCAAAATAAAACACATACACAATAGCAACAATCGTACGGTGTGGATACAAACATATAAGGGGTTAGATACGACAacgataataaaataaatacaaacaaacagtGCTAGAGGACtataacattttcaattgatatttatttggtttgaaaaaaaaattaaaagcaaaaattatgatctatttttggggaaaatatatatatttttttcattttaatatttgaatatttactaaatatggatttcattataaaaactAGACCTTCTGAGCATATAAGTGTTATTAATCGATAGGCCCTAAGGTCGTATGATttattttactaatattgtttaTACGCATAGctttcattttttaatattttttaatttcgttgACTTTTGAAATTCCCTCACAAGatttaattacattaaaatattctttacatttaaatattctttattttatattattgacTATATATAACCCACGGGCCGTATAAGTGATATTAATTCAAAGGTCTTAGGGTCGTATGATTAACGTTACTTATATTGTTTTTACGCACATTTTCTtggagtaaaaattttaatttttttttttaatttgaattttttttctttaaattagaaaaaaattatatataatttatttcaggtttaaaaactttttgattttatatttgcATATAACCCACGGAACgtataattgatattaattcACAGGCCTTTGGGTCGTATGATTTATGTTATTGCGCTTATACGCATAAAAAACCTCATATGATTAAATTAATACATAACACATAAACTTTATGTggcatattttaattttgttgttaagttatttattttttgcttcttatttttataaaagcaaTTGAAAATGACGACGTCCTCTATACTTAAATGGGTGATTGTATGAGTAGCGTGTGATAATGATTACGGCTGTGGGTGAGTTATGAAGTATTTCTTTGAGGTGCATATATGGCAGGCGTTTAGTTTTCAAAGATAAGAGTTAGACCACCTATTAACCTATAACACAAAGGTATAAAGGTATTGGTCATATTGTATAAGGTATAAGATTTCTTAGGTTTtgtatattataaatatatttttgtaatgttAAGAGTTATGGTTTTACTGTTtgtagttttctttaaaatataaaatatttttttttgcttccatTTCCATTTCGACTTACCTGGGGCAGCATAACCGGCATCATTACTAGTGCTTGAACGTTGTACATGGGATTGTGAATGAGCGGTTTGTACATGACTAGCATAGTCCGATTGTGATGATTGACCATAATGACCTTTGACAGTGTGTTCTTGTGTTTGTCCCACCGAGGCATGATCAGCACTATCGGCTGAAATTGAATAGGCAGCTGGACCACCAGGTTTGGCATAAGCACAAACCAATAACGCTGATAAAACGAAGACAATctggaaaaatagaaaaagcaaaaacaaatgtAATTACAATGGGATatcagaaaatttgtttatgtgTTTCGAAActaaagcatacttttaggcatggCATAAATTACAAAGTATGACAAATTTTGGGGAGGGTAAAGAACAGTGTTGCCagcattggggatattttttcgtgaatggggacgaaatttctgagttggggacttggggatttggtgttgaatttccataaatttggggattttgtgGAGAAAacagtttaatattttttaacaaatttttgtttctatactaaattttatttctatagaaattttatgaaaattttatttatataaaatattttatgaaaattttatttatataaaaaattttgtcaaaattttatttatatacaaaattttgtcaaaattttatttctgtagaaaactttgtcaacattttaattctataaaaaattttgtcaacattttatttctataaaaaatgttgtcaaaattttatttatatacaaaattttgtcaaaattttatttctgtagaaaattttgtcaacatttaatttctatagaaaattttgtcaaaagtttatttctatagaaatttttgtcaaaattttatttctatagaaattgttgtcaaaattttatttctatagaaaattctatagacatttggTGATTTTGTGGAGAAAAcagtttaatcttttttaacaaatttttgtttctatactaaattttatttctataaaaaattttgccaaaattttatttatatacaaaattttgtcaaaattttatttctatagaaaattttgtcaaaattttatttctatagaagatttcaataaaatttatttctacagaaaatgttgtcaacattttatttctatagaagtttttgtcaaaattttatttctatagaaaattttgtcaaaaattgatttctggagaaaattgtgccaaaattttatttctatacaaaatttttccaaaattttatttctatagaaatttttgtcaaaattttatttctatacaaaatttttccaaaattttatttctataaaaatttttgtcaaaattttatttctagagaaaattttgtcaaaattttatttctatagaagatttcaccaaaattttatttctatagataattttgtcaaaattttattgctatagaaatttttgtcaaaattttatttttatagaacattttatttctatagaaaattttgtcaaaattttatttctatacaaaattttgcaaaaattttatttctatagaaattattgtcaaaattttatttctatagaaattgttgtcaaaattttatttctatagaaaattctatagacatttggTGATTTTGTGGAGAAAACAGTTTAatctttttttaacaaatttttgtttccatactaaattttatttctatacaaaattttgccaaaattttatttatatactaaattttgtgaaaatctatagatttcaataaaattttatttctatagaaaatgttgtcaacattttatttctatagaaatttttgtcaaaattttatttctataaaagatttcaccaaaattttatttctatagaaatttttgtcaaaattttatttctagagaagattttgtcaacattttatttctatagaagattttaccaaaattttatttctatagaaaattttgtcaaaagtttatttctatacaaaaaattccatccaaatcctgaataaattgaaatttttatatgaaaaatttgttttgctcatatctcataaacgaTGCGCCCTAGAGCAAACAGGTGcttaatacaaattttctcaaaatatagaaaattttttcaaaattttatttctatagaaaattttgtcaaaattttatttccagagaaaattctgtcaaaattttatttctatagaagattttgtcaaaattttatttctatggaagattgcaccaaaattttatttctatggaagattgcaccaaaattttatttctatagaaaattttgtcaacattttatttctatagaaatttttgtcaaaattttatttctgaagaaaaatttgtcaaaattttatttctatagaaatttctatagacattttatttctatagaaatttttttcaaaattttatttctatagaaatttttgtgaaaattttataactatagaacattttatttctatagaaaattttgtcaaaattttatttctatacaaaaaattccatccaaattctgaaaaaattgaaatttttatatgaaaaatttgttttgctcatatctcataaactatgcgccctagagcaaaCAGGTGcttaatacaaattttctcaaaatatagaaaattttttcaaaatttcatttctatagaaaagtttgtcaaaattttatttctatagaaaattttttcaaaattttatttctatagaaaattttgtcaacattttatttctatagaaatttttgtaaaaatttttattttaaggcaacattgaaatcatatttaaaattaatttaatttcaattttaacatattcataaaataaacttAATTCATATACTTTAGTGTTGTACTGTATTATACAGTTGGTTATAATATTGCAAGAAACTATATTATAAAGAAAatgaattttcatttatatgaaTCCATTCacagtcattgaaaacaaaagacTCCTAAAACTATGATATAGTCTTCACACATACAAAAGCTCATGCATTTATACTGTAACttcttaatatataatatttttataccatagAATGCTGATGGGTGTATAAtaagtaacaaatcgaaattacgacaaaattttctatagaatcaaacttttgacaaaattttcaatggaagtacaactttgacaaaattttctatagaaaaaaaatttgttttgttttgttattgttggttttgttctttaagcattgttgttgttttttattgcagcttaaaaccatacattgactaaactacaagtgtagcttaaccaacagaggaaaagaatgtttgtcaacttaaacccaacaaaaaccacacttgaaccacttgatagttttgctgcaagtagaggatgctgatgaggaatgtggtaattccgaaacgtgcgtccatccaaccatcttgcagtctatagggctttgcccaaataaatttgacaaacattcttttcctctgttggttaagctacacttgtagtttagtcaatgtatggttttaagctgcaataaaaaacaacaacgaaaaaaaattgacaaaatttactatagaaataaaatggtaacaaaattttctatagaaataaaattttgataaaattctctatagaaatacaattttgacaaaatattctatagaaataaaatttttacaaaatttcctatagaaataaaatcttgacaaaattttcgttagaaagaaaattttgacaaatttttatatagaaataaaattttaacaaaattttcgatagaaataaaattttgacaaaatattctacagaaataaaattataacaaaattttctattgaaataatatttggaaaaaattttctgtctaattaaagtttcgaccaaattttctatagaaataaaattttgacaaaatttctcatagaaataaatttttggcaaaattttctacagaaataaaatgttgacaaaattttctacagaaacaaaatattgagaaaatttcctattgaaatgaaattttgacttctatttatttattaaacttatagtaaatataaggaTAGTAGAGAATAATCTAGCATTAGCTACTTAGATTATcagctacaaaattttatataggaattaaattttgacaaaattttatattaaaacaaataaaactttgataaatttgttttatttgttacacTTATAGTAAATATTAGATTAATAGAGAATAATCCAGCATTAGCCACTTAGGCTATAagctaaaacattttctaccggaataaaatttggcaaaattttctacaggaataaaattttgacaaaatgttctatagaaataaaattttgataacaatttctctagaaataaaatgttctataaaaaataaaattttgacaacattttccatagaaataaaattttgacaaaattttgtacagaaataatattttaacaaaacttttttataaaaataaaatgttggcaaaatttcatatagaaataaaattttgacaaaattttctataaaaaaaataaaattttgacaaaatttttatagaaaaaaaaatttgaccaaattttctatagaaataaaattttaacaaaattttttatagaaataaaattttgaccaaattttctatagaaataaaattttgacaaaattttttatagaaataaaattttgctacagatataaaatttttacaaaattttctatagaagaaaaaatttgacaaccgcCATCCACATTCACACATACAACAGCGTAGGCATTACATACTGTAATTtcataaattacaattttttaaagtttacttCAACTTTTTCTATCAATTTCGTATTTAATCTTTATCATTATATTCGTTGCAGCATTCAAGATAAGTTTAcacaaaatattaatgaaaattattgGAAGAATTGAATTTCTGCAAAATAGTTCCTTGCATAAGGGCGTGTTTTTCTTTCGACATTTCTATGTGAAAGAAATTTATTATCACTATTATGATGAATAGCTCTTAAGGacttaattacattttaattaccaaagtagtttcattaaaataatgaatttaatCACAACTTAGTCCTATTACGCCAAATAGTAATATAATGTTTTCTAAACAACCTTGCATATATTTTAAGGTCAACTTTAAGTAACTTTTTATTCTATATACATATTAAATACGCAATTTCCTCATCATA
It includes:
- the LOC142231995 gene encoding uncharacterized protein LOC142231995, translated to MAFKIVFVLSALLVCAYAKPGGPAAYSISADSADHASVGQTQEHTVKGHYGQSSQSDYASHVQTAHSQSHVQRSSTSNDAGYAAPAHVVAAAPVAHAVAAPAVVAHAAPAISVAHAAPAYSHGISYAAAAPAISHGISYAAAAPAISHGISYAAAAPAISHGISYAASAPAISHGISYAAPAISHGISYAAAAPAISHGISYAAAAPAISHGISYAAPAYSASYKIAAAPTYTTSYKVAAAPAYAHGPVLAAHGYAAPAYAAHYAAPAIVKTAVAAPALVHGHGFHYGHY